In the bacterium SCSIO 12741 genome, ACCGTGTTGTAATCGAAGTTCGCAGAGGCAACCACCCATTGGGTTTTGCTATTTCCCCATATATCACCAGCCCAGATCGAGCTCTCACCGGATGTTATGGTAAACACACGTCGGGTTTCAAAGTGCTCCACCATATCGATGTTGGCCTCTTCTCCGTTGAGGTATTTTCCAAACGAAGTCACGTCAAAGCTGCTGTAGTAATCGTGTTGCACAAAATCATATCCTGACTGCTCAGGACCTGGTGCACCATTGAGTTTTTTCATGGAAGGACTGTGGTGTTCAAAAAAGCGTTTTCCGGTGATCTCTTTCAAACTTTGAGCATTTCCGACCGTTCCCAAAAAAATCAACAAGAGAAGGAGTACGGCAGGTTTCTGGGTAAAAACTGATTTCATAGAATTATGGTTTAAATCGTATTAATAATCGCCTTAAATCTGATATTGCTGATCAACCTAAATGGCCCAGACACAGCCAGAGCAAAGGCTTTGGTTATTATTTTCGATGTAAAACTACCGGGATCGGATGCCCGCTTTTAGGGCAATTTGTGGTTGGACCGTTTTGGAGCTTGGTCTGTGAAATTCAGTTTCTCTTCAGGAAAATAGGATTATAGGTAGGGCAGCCAAATTTTCACATGAGTTCCGGCCGGTTCGCCAGATTCATCGCTTAAGTCCCGGATCTCGTACCCAACCTCCATCGACCGGTTTTGATTCAATAAATTCAACCTTTCCTCAATATTGGCAAGGGCCTTGGAAGCATACCGGCGCTGCTTTCGAGACTTTATCTCCGCCGCTTTTTGCCGACCGACCCCATTGTCCTCAATTTCGCAAATGACGTGGCTATCCTGGGTATACAGTTGAATACTCAGGTTCCCCTTTTTGCCTTCCAAATTGATCAAGCCATGGGTTATGGCATTTTCGACGAAGGGCTGGATAACCATTCCCGGGATTTCAAAGGTTCCGCTTCTTAACTTCTCTTCCACGGTGACCTTGTAGGAAAACTTCTCATCAAATCGGATCGCTTCTAAAGACAGGTAATGATTAATCAGGTTGATTTCGTTCTCCAACGAAACGTAAGAAAGGCCGGAACTTTCCAGCACTCCTCGTAGCAATTTAGCAAACCGAGACAAATAGTCGTAAGCGCGGTTATTTTCACCTTCAATCACAAAATTTTGGGAGGTATTGATGCAATTGAAAATAAAGTGGGGATTCATTTGGGATTGAAGAGCTGTTAACCTGGCCGAAGCGAGGTCGGCCTGCAGGGATGCCTCTGACGCTCTTTTTCTTTGAATTTTGTAGATAGCTGCCGTAGCAATTAGGAAAACCAAGATCAGAGCCATGAGCCAGACACGAGTTTGCGCCGATTCCATTTTGATGATTTTGTTTTCCTGTTCCAGGTTTTTGGCCACTGAGGTCATCAATTTTTTCTCATTTTGGGCACTTTGGTAGCGCTCTTCAATTTCGGCGATAGCCTTGGCATTGTTCTCTTCTCCTAAGCTATCGGCTAATTCACATCTTCGCTTCAATGCGAGATAAGATTCCTCGTGTCTCCCAGCCTGAAACAAGGCCTTTGCCAAGACATCATAGCCACGCACCCATCGATCAGCATAACCTGAGGCAATGGACATTTGCAGCCCTTTTTGGATATATTCAATAGCACTATTCAATTTGTTTTGAGCCAAATAACATCTCCCCAAACCGATATAAACCATATCAGGTATTCGTCCTGAAGAAGTTTGATTGGCAAATATTTCCTGGCTGCGTTCCATGAAGAACACGGCAGAATCTATCCTATCCAATTCCAGATAAGCGCACCCCAGGTTATAATCAGAATAAGCCACACGCTGATAGTCTTTCAGACTTACTCTTTTCTTCCTTGACTCCTTGTAGTAAGTAATGGCCTCCCTGTAGTTTCCAGATTCAAAATGAAAAGATCCCAGGTTGTTGTAGGCCCTATCCAATCGGGATGTATCGTTCAGCACAAGCAGAATGTGGAGGGCTCGCTCCATGTAGACCAGCGACTCTTCAAATCGGCCTAACTCCAAATTTATGGCGCCAAGCATGTTTAAGGTTTTGGCCAGTTCGAGGGTATCCTGATTCTGCTGTTCCTGTATGGCCAGGGCATCATGTGCTGCCCGAAGTGCATCTTCGTACCTGGCCCGAATCAAATACAGCCAGGATTTAAGAGACTTAGCTCGGGCAACTCCCTTTTCATAGTTGTTTTTCTGGCCATCAAGAATAACCTGATCGATGGCCCAAAGGGAGGAATCGTAGTTCGCGTAGATTATCCTATCCGCATATAGCAGACCGGCCTCAGCCCGTGATTCTACATTTGGTCCTTCGAGCATAACCTGCTTCAGGCTATCGTTTGACAGGGAATTGGAATACACCGACGTCCCAAGGAAAAAAAGGAACGGGATAAGAGCGCAGACTCTCTTAAGACGAAATCGAAACATACAGGCAATCTAGGAGGAATGAGAATACCACAGCACGCCAATTTACCTGCTGGCCGATTTAGCGCATCGTTGGGTATTTTCGGTTTGTATTATTTGTGGCCGAACTGATCGAGAAGACCAGGTTTCTTACTCTTGGAAACACTAAGTTCCTTTCCATCCTCCATGATGACGTATCCCCCGGCTGATTTTCCAAACTTTCGGATGTACCTCAGGTTAATCAAGGAAGTGTTGTGGATGCGGTAGAAAGCGTAATCTTCCAGAATATCGGAATAGAATTTCAGGTTTTTTGAAGTGGTTATTTTCTGTCCATCCTTCAAGAAAATATGAGAATAACTACCATCGGCCCTGCAATACAAGATATCTCGGATAGGAACAAACTCAAAACCCTCGGAGGTGGGAAGTGTTATTCTCCGCAGATCCGGACTTTCGACATAAAAATTCTTGACCAGCTGGGTGATCTTATGCCCCGATTGGGCATTCAATTCTTGCTTTTCTACCTTGTTGACAGCACCCTTTAATTCTTGAATACCCACTGGCTTTATCAAGTAATCGAGGGCTGATATTTTAATTGCCTTCAAAGCAAACTCCTCATGGGCAGTCACAAAAATGACATGGAAATCAATCTCCTCCATGGATTCAAGCAAATCGAACCCTGATCGTGGTCCCATTTCAATATCCAAAAAAACGAGTTGCGGACGGGACTCTTCAATCAGTTCCCGGGCAGTATCTATATCCGTGGCGCTGCCAATAATGTCGATGTTTTCTACATGCGTTTCGATTAACCTAATAAGAATGTTTAGGCTCTTTTTTTCGTCATCTACCAAGATGGTTTTAATCATAGGAATCGAAATTGGGTTCGGGATGATTAGGCATTTAAGGTAGGACGAAACAGATGAGGGGCAGTTGCCTGAAATACTTCATCCTTTGAACAAGAATTCGAAGCCATTTTCAGCATCAGACATTAGCTCTTCAGCAAATCAGGTATTTCTACGTATAAAAATCACCTGAATTCCAGCTATTTTCGGGTAATTGATTTGCTTGTCATGAAACAGGAAGTAACGGGAAATAAAGACTTAAACTCTACCGGCCCTAATGCCACGAATTTGACCCATTCTGGTAAAGATGGGAGTTCGGAAATTACTCAGCTGAAGGATAACCGCCCAATAGCTCAACGCCAGGAACACATGAAACATCTGGCTGAAAATCCACCTGTACAGCGGCAAGCCAATAACACTGGGCTTCCAGACAACCTGAAATCGGGCATTGAGAACCTCTCCGGCTATTCCATGAATGATGTTCAGGTCCATTACAATTCGAGCAAGCCCGCTCAACTCAATGCCCATGCCTATGCTCAGGGCAGTCAGATACACCTAGGCCCGGGACAAGAAAAGCACCTACCTCATGAAGCCTGGCACGTAGTTCAACAAAAACAAGGACGCGTACAAGCGACCACTCAACTCAAGGCCGGCACACCAATTAACGATGATGAAGGTCTCGAACGAGAAGCAGATATCATGGGAAGTCATGCCGCTCAATTGGGCAGCCAGCAATCCGCCTCTCAATTAAAAAAAAAGTCTCAACCCAAGGAATAGTTCAACGAGCAATAGGCGTTGAAATTGAAGTACCTGGATTAAATTTCAAGGTAGGCCCTACTGTTAAACAAGGACAAATGCTGACCTGGATTCCGCTTATTCATAAGCGGATGGAAGTTCATGCGGAAAATCCACGAGACGAAAATTTCGGAAAAGATCACGGTACCCAAAGAGTAGCCACGTTAGAGTATGCATCTGGCACTTATAACCAAGGAGTTCACAAACCGTCCCCTTTGGTACAAGACCTGACCTTACTTGAAAAACTGACGAGTACTTTCGATGTTGTACCTACCTATTTTGGAGTTCCGGTCATGCCCGCAAGAGGATCAAAATCAGGTACCTTCCAGGTGAATGTATCCCCAAAATCAGGCACCGGATTTAACCTCCATGCCGCCTTTGAAAAAGACGAACGCGTGGATTACGACAAGGATACTGAGAAAGTTGCTCCTGTTCCACTGCAAGGACTTCATACCCGGCATATTGCCATTCGAAAACACATTACCCAAACCTTATTGGATGAATTTGGAAAATCCAATATCGTTCGAGGCGATCAGCAAAAATTCTTAGCCACCTTTTTCATGGACGCCGCCACCGTTGTGAGTAGCTTCTATGTACTCGGCTTTAACGAATCGGCCATTGCTGAACTCAATTCCAAAAAAGGTGCATTGGACAAACGCTCCGGTGGAAATACAGCAAACAGCGCCGTGGGTAAAATGATGATCATTCGCCGGATCAACAAACAAATTGACACCCTCCAGGATACGGCTAAAAATGCCTTTTTGCTATTTCCAAGGTTTGACATTCAACGAGCAGCCAAAATCATTGCCGGTCAAACCGGGGCGGCAACGCCAGTAGAAGCAAGAAAGGAAGCCTTCGACGCCTTTGTAAAAGCGATTAATTCGGCACCAATCCCTAACTACCCGAATTATCCCTATTCTGACAATGATCCTATGACCGTACCTGTTTTAGGAACCCTTAAAAATCAAATGAAAACCGCTGCCAGGCAGCTCATGATTGATGGTAGCCCCCTCATTCCTGATCGAAACATTGGTCAAGGTCCTACCACGCCTGGTACGATTCTAAAAAACACTTCCTCCTCCCTCATTCCCAAGGAACAAGCGGCGGAAGGAGTCTACGAAATTCGCAATCCTTTCACCGCTCCTATTCCATTGGGACATTGGGCCAAGGCTATGGAACAATACGAGGCCTATTTGGCTTCTAAGGGTGTGAGGTATTAACCCCGCACTCCCCTACAATTCCAATTTTTTAATGGTGCCTTCGTGCTCAATGAAGAATACCTCTTTCTGAATTTTGGTTTCAGTAATTACCTTGGGTGCAGGTGGCTTGGGTTGATCCTTCG is a window encoding:
- a CDS encoding tetratricopeptide repeat protein, which produces MYSNSLSNDSLKQVMLEGPNVESRAEAGLLYADRIIYANYDSSLWAIDQVILDGQKNNYEKGVARAKSLKSWLYLIRARYEDALRAAHDALAIQEQQNQDTLELAKTLNMLGAINLELGRFEESLVYMERALHILLVLNDTSRLDRAYNNLGSFHFESGNYREAITYYKESRKKRVSLKDYQRVAYSDYNLGCAYLELDRIDSAVFFMERSQEIFANQTSSGRIPDMVYIGLGRCYLAQNKLNSAIEYIQKGLQMSIASGYADRWVRGYDVLAKALFQAGRHEESYLALKRRCELADSLGEENNAKAIAEIEERYQSAQNEKKLMTSVAKNLEQENKIIKMESAQTRVWLMALILVFLIATAAIYKIQRKRASEASLQADLASARLTALQSQMNPHFIFNCINTSQNFVIEGENNRAYDYLSRFAKLLRGVLESSGLSYVSLENEINLINHYLSLEAIRFDEKFSYKVTVEEKLRSGTFEIPGMVIQPFVENAITHGLINLEGKKGNLSIQLYTQDSHVICEIEDNGVGRQKAAEIKSRKQRRYASKALANIEERLNLLNQNRSMEVGYEIRDLSDESGEPAGTHVKIWLPYL
- a CDS encoding response regulator transcription factor, with the translated sequence MIKTILVDDEKKSLNILIRLIETHVENIDIIGSATDIDTARELIEESRPQLVFLDIEMGPRSGFDLLESMEEIDFHVIFVTAHEEFALKAIKISALDYLIKPVGIQELKGAVNKVEKQELNAQSGHKITQLVKNFYVESPDLRRITLPTSEGFEFVPIRDILYCRADGSYSHIFLKDGQKITTSKNLKFYSDILEDYAFYRIHNTSLINLRYIRKFGKSAGGYVIMEDGKELSVSKSKKPGLLDQFGHK
- a CDS encoding DUF4157 domain-containing protein — encoded protein: MKQEVTGNKDLNSTGPNATNLTHSGKDGSSEITQLKDNRPIAQRQEHMKHLAENPPVQRQANNTGLPDNLKSGIENLSGYSMNDVQVHYNSSKPAQLNAHAYAQGSQIHLGPGQEKHLPHEAWHVVQQKQGRVQATTQLKAGTPINDDEGLEREADIMGSHAAQLGSQQSASQLKKKSQPKE